The Desulfobacterales bacterium genome contains the following window.
AACTTATTTTAGATATTCCTTTTGAATTATTGTTTGATGAAGCGAAAGATTTAAATATTCAAATATTACATATCAACAAAGAGCATTTGATGATTTTAAAGGAACTACCATTTCATCACAAAGACCCTTTTGATAGATTGCTTATTGCCCAGTCAATTCAAGAAAATTTAACAATAGTTACTGCTGATTCATATTTTAAGAG
Protein-coding sequences here:
- a CDS encoding type II toxin-antitoxin system VapC family toxin — its product is MKILLDTHAFLWFLSDNDKLSQGTRKVLENSNNDIFISIASFWEISIKLSLSKLILDIPFELLFDEAKDLNIQILHINKEHLMILKELPFHHKDPFDRLLIAQSIQENLTIVTADSYFKSYSVKTLW